From the genome of Halobellus litoreus, one region includes:
- a CDS encoding fumarylacetoacetate hydrolase family protein: MHTVRFRDPAGSVRAGEWHGDSVSFGGETHHLDDVDILPPAEPTKIVCIGRNYADHAAEMDNEIPDRPLLFLKPPNALSSHGDTVTLPAGKERIDHEAEIAVVIGEAARNVAADEAMDHVAGFTCMNDLSNRDDQRRETNWVRGKAFDNAAPLGPVVATPDEVPMDADIELRVNGETRQSSSRDHLAFSVPELIEEITTYLTLEPGDVVATGTPGGVGPLEDGDTVEVELEGVGTLEHDVRIPEPR; this comes from the coding sequence ATGCACACGGTCAGATTCAGAGATCCCGCGGGATCGGTTCGAGCGGGCGAGTGGCACGGAGACAGCGTCTCCTTCGGCGGCGAGACCCACCACCTCGACGACGTCGATATCCTGCCGCCAGCCGAACCGACGAAGATCGTCTGTATCGGCCGCAACTACGCCGATCACGCCGCGGAGATGGACAACGAGATCCCCGACCGGCCGTTGCTCTTTCTGAAGCCGCCGAACGCCCTCTCCTCGCACGGCGACACGGTGACGCTGCCGGCCGGCAAAGAGCGAATCGACCACGAGGCGGAGATCGCGGTCGTGATCGGCGAGGCGGCGCGGAACGTCGCGGCCGACGAGGCGATGGACCACGTCGCGGGATTCACCTGTATGAACGACCTCTCGAACCGCGACGACCAGCGCCGAGAGACCAACTGGGTGCGCGGGAAGGCCTTCGACAACGCCGCCCCGCTGGGGCCGGTCGTCGCGACCCCCGACGAGGTCCCGATGGACGCCGACATCGAACTCCGCGTCAACGGCGAGACCAGACAATCTTCCTCGCGAGATCACCTCGCCTTCTCGGTCCCGGAACTCATCGAGGAGATCACGACGTATCTGACGCTGGAACCGGGCGACGTCGTCGCGACCGGGACGCCCGGCGGCGTCGGGCCGCTCGAAGACGGCGACACCGTCGAGGTCGAACTGGAAGGCGTCGGAACCCTCGAACACGACGTTCGCATTCCGGAACCGAGGTGA
- a CDS encoding gluconate 2-dehydrogenase subunit 3 family protein, protein MELTRRDALAALAAAGATIGGGVLAGRMEPPRARTEGSTSLDSDSSAAPSLSTDLLDLLEALSAVLYPDEVDGRREFVETYVLGRVSDRPDYRDGVREAAAQLDAVARDWEDSTYADLDADARDRLLRNLGVETADPDPEGPISDRIRFFLVDDLLFAFYSSPAGGRLVGIENPIGHPGGIESYQRGAMPGAESDAEGGASDG, encoded by the coding sequence GTGGAACTGACTCGACGCGACGCCCTGGCGGCGCTGGCGGCCGCGGGCGCGACGATCGGCGGCGGCGTCCTCGCCGGGCGGATGGAGCCGCCGCGCGCGCGCACTGAGGGATCGACATCCCTCGACTCGGACTCCTCGGCAGCGCCGTCGCTGTCGACGGACCTCCTCGACCTCCTGGAGGCGCTCTCCGCAGTCCTCTATCCCGACGAGGTCGACGGCCGCCGCGAGTTCGTCGAGACGTACGTCCTCGGCCGGGTCTCGGACCGTCCCGACTACCGCGACGGAGTTCGGGAGGCGGCCGCCCAACTCGACGCCGTCGCCCGCGACTGGGAGGACTCAACGTACGCCGACCTCGACGCCGACGCTCGCGACCGACTACTCCGGAACCTCGGCGTCGAGACCGCCGACCCCGACCCCGAGGGACCGATCTCGGACCGGATCCGCTTCTTCCTCGTCGACGACCTGCTCTTCGCCTTCTACTCCTCGCCCGCGGGTGGCCGACTCGTCGGCATCGAGAACCCGATCGGTCACCCCGGGGGGATCGAGAGCTACCAGCGCGGGGCGATGCCGGGCGCGGAGAGCGACGCCGAAGGGGGTGCAAGCGATGGCTGA